CGATCTCGTACATGCCGCCGCCCAGCGCATTGCAGCGCTTCACCCGCAGCCGGGCCACCAGCGGCGGCCGTTCGATCCCGCCCTCCGGCGCGGCGACCGCGACCTCGAGCACCTCGCCCTCGCCGGGCACGTAGGCGGCATGCAGCGTCATGCCGCCTACGCCGAGTTCCATGCACTTCGCGGGGATGCGCCGTCCTTCGCCGAGGTGGATCAGCGCCGGGCAGCCGATCGGGATGCGGCGGTCGAGGCGCCGGTCGTCGCGGCCGCTTCTGTCTTTCATGATGACGGGCGGGTGGAATGGAAGGGAGCCCATTCTATCCCGCCCGCGGGCGGCGGTCCGGTCAGTCCTTCACGCCGCACCTGCGCAGGATGTTCTCCAGCGGGCACAGGCCGGTGAAGCCGCTCTGGAACAGGTTGGCGCCGACGAAGACGGTGAACCACAGGAAGTTCTTGTTCACGAACAGCGGCGAGCCCTCCACGCCGAGCGCGAGCGAGATCAGCACGAAGGCGCCGGCGAAGATGCGCACGAATTTGTTGACGTTGAGCGCCATCAGTCTTCCTCCTTGAGCCGGGCGAGGCGGTTGCGCATCGCCGCGTAGTACAGCACCGGGATCACGACCAGCGTCAGCAGCGTCGAGATGAGAATGCCGAAGATCAGGCTGATCGCCAGCCCGTTGAAGATCGGGTCGTCGAGGATGAACAGCGCGCCGATCATCGCCGCCAGCGCGGTGAGGCCGATCGGCTTGGCGCGCACCGCGGCGGCGCGGATCACCGCCTCGTCGAAGGCCATCCCCTCGCGCACCTGCTGGTTGACGAAATCCACCAGCAGGATGGAATTGCGCACGATGATGCCGGCGAGCGCGATCATGCCGATCATCGAGGTCGCGGTGAATTGCGCCCCCAGCAGCGCATGGCCGGGCATCACGCCGATGATGGTGAGCGGGATCGGCGCCATGATGATGAGCGGCGCCAGGTAGCTGCGGAACTGCGCCACCACCAGCAGGTAGATCAGCACCAGCCCCACGGCGTAGGCGGCGCCCATGTCGCGGAAGGTCTCGTAGGTGATCTGCCACTCGCCGTCCCACTTCAACTGGTAGCCCGCATAGGCGTCGGCCGGCTGGCGGATGAACCACTCGCCCAGCGTGCCGCCCAGGCCGGGCGCGCCGGCGAGTTCCATGTCCTTCACCTTGCCGCGGATGTCGAACATGCCGTAGAGCGGCGAATCCAGCCTGCCGCCCATGTCGCCGGTGACGTACACCACCGGCAGCAGGTCCTTGCGGTACAGCACCTGTTCGCGCGTGGTCTCGTGCACCTGCACCAGTTCGGAGATGGCGACCAGCCGCCCGTCGCCGGCGCGCACCTTCATCGCCAGCAGGTTGGCCACGTCCGACTGCCGCACCGACGGCAACTGGATGCGCACCGGGATCTCGTACTTGTTGTCGCCGCCATGCACCGGCGTGACGTCCTCGCCCGACAGGCCGAGCCGCACCACCTCGACGACGTCGGCCTGCGCCACGCCCATGCGCGCCGCCTTGGCCTGATCCACGCGCAGCACGAGCTTGGGCGCAGCCTCGTCCACCGTGTCGTCGACGCCGACGATGTCGGCCGTGCCTTCGAACGCCGCGCGCACCTTCTTCGCCGCCTCGACCTGCCCCGCGTAGTCGGGCCCGTAGATCTCGGCGACGATGGGCGACAGCACCGGCGGGCCGGGCGGCACCTCGACCACCTTGGCATTGCCGCCGTTGCGGCGGGCGATCTCCGTCACCGCCTCGCGCACCGCCACGGCGGTCTCGTGGCTCTTGCGGTGGCGCGCCTTCTTGTCGACCAGGTTCACCTGGATGTCGCCCATCTCCGGGCTGCTCCTCAGGTAGTACTGGCGCACGAGGCCGTTGAAATTGATCGGCGCCGCGGTGCCGGCGTAGGACTGCCAGTCCGTCACCTCCGGCACGGTCGCCAGGTGCGCGCCGATCTCGTTGAGCACGCGCGAGGTCTCCTCCACCGGCGTGCCCACCGGCATGTCGAGCACCACCTGGAACTCGCTCTTGTTGTCGAAGGGCAGCATCTTCAGGACGACCAGTTGCACCGCCGGCAGCGCCACCGACGCGGCGATCAGCGCCAGCACCGCCAGCCACAGCCTCATCCGCGCCCGCGCGCCGGTGCGCTCGTCCAGCATCGGCGCCATCACGCGGCGGAACAGGCCGTCCAGGCGGCGGGTGAGCCTGTCCTCGCCCTCGTGGTGGTGCGCATCGACCGAGCGCAGCAGCTTCTGCGCCAGCCAGGGCGTCACGACGAAGGCCACCGCCAGCGAGATGAACATCCCCATCGAGGCGTTGATCGGGATGGGGCTCATGTAGGGCCCCATCAGCCCGGTCACGAAGGCCATCGGCAACAGCGCGGCGATGACGGTGAAGGTGGCGAGGATGGTGGGCCCGCCCACTTCGTCGACCGCCTTCGGAATCAGCTTCCACAACGGCGTGTCCGGCTCCAGCGTGTGCCAGCGGTGGATGTTCTCCACCACCACGATGGCGTCGTCGACGAGGATGCCGATGGAGAAGATCAGCGCGAACAGGCTCACCCGGTTCAGCGTGAAGCCCCAGGCCCAGGACGCGAACAGCGTCGCCGCCAGCGTCAGCGACACCGCGATGCCGACGATCACCGCCTCGCGGCGGCCGAGGGCGAAGAACACCAGCGCGACCACCGCCGCGGTGGCGAAGACGAGCTTGCCGATGAGCTGGGTGGCCTTGTCGTTCGCCGTCTTGCCATAGTCGCGCGTCACCGTGACCTCGACACCGTCGGGGATCAGCGCGCCGCGCAGCGATTCGATGCGCGAGATGGCCGCCTGCGCGACGTCGGACGCATTCGCGCCCGGCTTCTTCGAGACCGCCAGCGTCACCGCGGGAAAGAGCCCCTGCCCGGCAGCCGCTGCGCCGGAGCCGAACCAGACGTAGCGCGAAGGCTGGTCGGGCCCGTCGTCCACCTGCGCGACGTCGCGCAGGAACACCGGCCTGGTGTCGTGCACGCCGACCACCAGCCGGCGCACGTCTTCGGCCGATTCGATGTAGGTGCCGGTCTGCACCAGCACCTCGCGGTTGGCGGCGACCAGGCTGCCGGCCGGCTGCGACGCGTTGGCGAGCTGCAGCGCCGCACGCAGGTCCTGCGCGGTGACGCCGTGCGCGTTCATGCGCTCGGTGTCCATCTGCACCCGGATCACGTGGCCGGGGCCGCCGACGGTGGCAACGTCGCGCGTGCCGTCGATGCGCTTCAGTTCGGTCTCCACCGCGCGCGCCACCTGCTGCAGGTCGAAGCCCGCGCGCGCGGGGTCGGCCGTCCACAGCGTGAGGCTGACGATGGGCACGTCGTCGATGCCCTTGGGCTTGACCAGCGGCGTGCCGACGCCAAGTTGCGGCGACAGCCAGTCGGAATTCGAATGCACCGTGTCGTACAGCCGCACCAGCGCGGTCTGGTTCGGCACGCCGACCTCGAACTGCACGGTGATCACCGCCATGCCCGGCCGCGACACGGTATAAACGTGATCGACGCCGGCCATGCGCGACAGCACCTGCTCCGCCGGCCGCGCCACCAGCGCATCGACGTCGCGCGCCGAGGCGCCCGGAAAAGGCACCAGCACGTTGGCCATGGTCACGTCGATCTGGGGTTCCTCTTCCTTGGGCGTGATCAGCGTCGCGAACACGCCGGCCAGCAGCAGCACCAGCGCGATCAGCGGCGTCAGCGCGTTGCGCTGGAAGCCGGCCGCGATGCGGCCGGAGATGCCGAGTCGGTCTTCCATCGCCGGTGCTCCGCGCTCAGCGTCCCGCGACCGGCCCGGCCGCCTGCGCGGCGATGCCCGCCCGCACCGGATCGACCGCCACCGATTCGCCCCCCGCCAGCCCGGCCAGTACCTCGACCTCGCCCTGCGGGCCGACCGCCTGACCGATGCGCACCTGGCGCAGCGTGAATCCGCCGCGCCCGTCGACGACATACACCGCCGTCAGCTCGCCGCGGCGCAACACCGCCGCGGGCGGCACCATCACCGGCGCCGTCTGCGTCGATGCATCGGCGGAGTGGAAATGGACGCGGGCGAAGCTGCCCGGCAGCACGTCCTGGGTGCCCGCCGGCAGATCGACGCGCACGCGCACCGTGTGGGTGCGGGCATCGGCGGCAGGCAGCACGGTGACGGCCGCCGCGTCGATCGAGCGCCCACGGTCGGGCAGCTCGATGCGCGCGCGCAGCGCCGCCGCACCGCCGAGTTCGGCGATGCGCTGCTGCGGCAGGTCGACCAGCGCGCGCATCGCGGTCGGGTCATACACCGTCAGCAGCACGCGGCCCGGCTGCGCCATCTCGCCGCGCTCGATGTGGCGTGCAGCCACGAGGCCATCCAGCGGCGAAGCAATGGTGGTATAGCCCTGCACGGTGGCCGCCTGGCCGCGGCCGGCGCGCGCGGCGCGCAACTGCGCCTCGGCGGCGTCGAAGCGGGTGCGGGCCTGGTCGAGCGCGGACTGGCTGACGAACCTGCGCTCGACCAGGCTGCGCGCGCGCTCGTACTCGGCGCGCGCGTTGATGAGATCGGCTTCGGCCCGCGCCACGCCGGCATCGGCTCCCGCCACTGCCGCTGCGGCTTCCGCGGCATCGATGCGCATCAGTACCTGTCCGCGGCGCACCGCGTCGCCGGCATCCACCGCCAGTTCCACCACGCGGCCCGCCACCTGCGCGGCGAGCACGGACTGCCGCACTGCCTCGATGGTGGCCTCGGCGGGCTGGGCGCGCATCACCGGATGCGCCTCGATGCGGACGACGGGCACGTCGGCCTGCGCAGCGAACGCCGCACTGCCGAGGAGCGCGACGAGAAACGGCGGGATCATGAGCGCTTTCATGTTTATAAGTATATTCTTATAAACTTTAGCGTCAACGCCGCGCCGGCGTTCCGCACGCCACGCTCCACCACACCGCCGGCCTACATCGCGCGCAGGCAGCCCTTTGCGTAATCCGCAATCGCGGCGATCACGCCGTCGGCCTCGCCGGCCGCCTCGGCCAGCACGATCCGGCACTCCGGATGGAGGGCCTGCGCCTGCCCGATCAGCGCAGGCAGGTCCCGCTTCAGATGCCCCCCCTGGGCGAGAAAGACCGGCACCACCGCGATGCGGCCCACGCCCTCGGCGGCGAGGCGGGCAATCGCTTCGGGCAGGGTGGGCGTCATGAACTCGAGGAAGGCGAGTTCCACCGGCAGCCCCCCCCCGTCCTGCTGCAAGGCGGCACGGATGCGCTGCATCGGCCGCGCCCACTCCGGATCGCGGGCGCCATGCCCGAACAGGATCACCGCCGACCCAGTCCCGCCTGCTTGTCCGTTCACGGTCGTCCCCTCCGGATCAATCCGGCCTGCGCACGCGCAGCAGGTGTTCCATCGCCCTCGCCGCGGCAAACAGGCCGACGCTGGCGGTGACCGCCACGCTGGACCCATAGCCGGCGCAGGCCAGCCCCTGCGGCCCCCGGGGCGCGGTGCCGCCGTGCGGCGCCTCGCCGACGTCGCAGGCGGCGGGCGCGGGATAGCGCAGCGGCTCGGTGGAATAGACGGCCTCGATGCCGAACTTGCGCTTCGGGTCGCGGGTGAAGCCGTGCTCCTTGCGCAGGCGCGCCCTCACCTTGGCCAGCAGCGGGTCCTGCTCGGTACGCGACAGGTCGTCGACGCGGATACGGCCGGGGTCGAGCTTGCCGCCCGCGCCGCCGGCCATCACCAGCGGCAGCCGGCGCTCGCGGCACACCACGGCGATCGCAACCTTGGCGCGCACGTCGTCGATCGCATCGACGACCACGTCGACGCCGGCGAGCAGGTCTGTGGCATTCTCGGCGGTGAGGAAGTCGTCGACGACATCGACCCCGCAGCCGGGGTTGATGTCGCGCATGCGCGCCGCCATCGCCAGCACCTTGGCCTGCCCCAGCGTGCTGTCGAGCGCATGCGCCTGGCGGTTGATGTTGGATTCCGCGACGTGGTCGAGGTCGATCAGCGTGATCCGCCCCACGCCGCTGCGCGCCAGCGCCTCGGCGACCCAGGACCCGACGCCGCCGATGCCGACCACGCAGGCACGCCCCTGCGCCAGCGCATGCACGGTGCCCGAGCCGTACAGCCGGTCGAGTCCGCCGAAGCGGCGTTCGGGGTCGGGCGCGGCCGGCGCGCTTGCGGTGGGGGTGTCGATGGAGAGTCCGGTCGTCATCGGGAGGGGGGTCCTGCGCTTTGCCGCCGGCTGGCTGCGCATTGCGCCGGCCGGCAAGGGTCAGCGCATGTTACCGCAGCGGCCCGGCGACGGCTGAACTCATGCCGACATGCAGGTTCCAATCCGCATCCGCCGCGCTTCCTGCACTCCACGCCCGCCCTGAAGGCCATCATGACACCGAATGCGAATGCAGCAGGACACCCCCTCGCGAGCCCCCGCACGCACTCGAACTGTCTCGCCGCGGCGGGCCGCTGGTCTGGCCTCCTGGCCTGCGTGCTCCTGTTGTCGCTGTCCCGGCCGGCGGCGTCGGCGCCCTCGGCCGACGTCGCGCAGGCGGGCGTGGCCGCCTACGAGGCCGGGCGCATCGATGAAGCGGCGGGGCTGTTCGAGCAGGCCGCCCGCGCCGGCAACCGGCTCGCCCAGTTCAACTACGCGATGATGCTGTACCGGGGCGAGACCCGCGCACCGGCCGGCACGGGCGACGCCGCCTGGCGCTGGCTGCGCCGGGCGGCCGGAGCCGGCCTGGCCGAGGCGCAATACCGTTTCGCGCAGATCTACGACCGCGGCGACGGCGTCCCCAGGTCTGCCGCGACCGCCAGGGAGTGGTATCGCCGGGCGGCCGAGCAGGGACACGTGGAAGCGCAGGTCGCGCTGGCGACGATGTACTTCGTCGGCGCCGCCGGTGCCGCGCCCGACTACGTGCAGGCGGCGCAGTGGTACCTGGCGGCGGCCCGCGCCGGCGAGGCGGGTGCGCAGTTCCTGGTCGGCAACATGTACGAGGAAGGCTACGGCCTGCCGCAGGACAAGCGGCTTGCGGTCCACTGGTACGCCGCCGCCGCCCGCCAGGGAGACCTGGCGGCGGCGGCCCGCCTTCAGGCACTGGGCGGGGATGACCAGGACGAAGGCCGGGACGGCGGCCAGGGCGAGGACGCGGCACCGGCGACCGCCGCCCCGCCCGCCATGCCGGAACCGCCTACGCGCTGACGAGACCGGCAGCCGCTTCGCGCCGGCTGTCCAGCCACTCGCCCAGGCCCTGCGCGTTCAGTTCCAGATCCATGCGCAGCAGTTCGAGCGCATCGTCTTCCGACAGGGCCCAGCTCTGGCGTGCGGTTTCCTCGCGCACCACCTGTTCCAGCCCGGCCAGGATCTCGACATGGCGCGCCACCCCTTCGCCGCGCGCCGCCTGCGCCACCGCGACCATGGTATCGATCAGGCGGTGGAGGTCGGCGCCGAGCCGCTCGACCTCGGTGACGCGGCTGAAGTGGGCGAGGTACATCGAACACGGCTGGAACGACAGCAGGCGGTCGATCGAGGCATGCATCGCCGCCGGATCGAACTGCGTGGGCGTGGTGGTGGGGATGATGAAGGCCCGGCCATCGACGTCCAGTTCGCGGTAGGAAAGCCCGAAGGTGTCGCCGGTGAAGAAGGCGCAGGCGGTTTCGTCCCAGATGCAGATGTGGTGGCGCGCATGGCCGGGCGTGTCGAGCATGCGCAGGCGCCGTCCGGCCAGGTCGATCTCCAGCCCGTCGGTCGCCGCGACGATGCGCTCCGGCGCCACCGGCACGAGCCGGCCGTAGAGTTCGAACGCCCGCTCCGCCCCATACACCGCCGAGGTGCCCTCCCATAGCCGGGCCGGGTCCACCATGTGGCGCACGCCGCGCTGGTGCACCACCAGCCGGGCCTTGGGCAGGGCGCACATCAGGCTGCCGGCGGCGCCGGCGTGATCGAGATGGATGTGGGTGAGCAGGACCCAGTCGACCGCTTCCGGGGCGATGCCCAGTCGCGCCAGCGCCGACAGTACGCGCGGCACCGAGGCATTGCTGCCGGTATCGACCACCGCCGCATGGCCGTTGTGCACGATGATGTGGATGGCGGCAAGCATCGGCCTGCCATAGCCCGAATCGACCGCATGGATGCCATGCAGATGGGTGATGAGATGCTGCACGACAAGCTCCCCCGTTTGCGTCTGCTCTTTTTGCGCAGTCATGACTTGCGCCTCAGCCTACGCTGCCGGCGCGCCCTTGTTCGCGTGCTTTGGTCACGCCGGAGCCGGAACGTTCCCTCGTCGCACGGATGGAGCGAAAAAGACGCGGGCTGCCGCACCGAATGCAGCAGCCCGGCCGGCACTGCGGCTGGCCCTCGCCGCCGTTCAGAACGGGATGTCGTCGTCGAAATCGCCGAAGCCGCCGGACGACGGCTGCGGCGCGGGCTGCGAACGCGGCGCCGAGGCCGGAGCCGGGGCCGAGGGCGCACGCGACGGCGACGGAGCGTCGTAGCCGCCGCCGGCATCGTCACCACGCATCGGCGCCTCGCCCGCGCCTTCGCGGCGGCCCAGCATCTTCATCTCGTCGGCTCGGATCTCGGTCGTGTAGCGGTCCTGGCCGCTCTGGTCCTGCCATTTGCGCGTGCGCAGGCTGCCCTCGATGTAGACCTGGCTGCCCTTGCGCAGGTACTGGCCGGCGATCTCGGCGAGCTTGCCGTAGAACGACACGCGGTGCCATTCGGTGGCATCGCGCCGTTCCCCGGTGTTCTTGTCGCGCCAGGTTTCGGTGGTGGCGAGGCGGATGTTGCAGATCGCGTCGCCGGACGGGGCGAAGCGGGTTTCGGGATCGGCGCCGAGGTTGCCGATGAGGATGACCTTGTTCACGGATGCCATCGAGATTCTCCTTTGAATGCAAAAGCGGCCGCCTCCCGGCGCCCGCCGTTTTCCGTCAGCCCCCGGCCGGCGCCGGTGCCGGCACGGCACGAACGGGCGGCGGCGCCATGCCGGCGACGAGCGCGAGCCACACCAGCGCCAGCGCACCGCACGCCAGGTTCACCACGCCGTGGCCGAAATGCTGCGCGATCCAGCCGCCCAGCATACCGCCGAGGAACAGGCCGACGGACTGCAGGGTGTTATATACGCCCAGCGCGGTGCCCTTGGCGTGCGGCGGCGCGATGCGCGAAATCCACGACGGCTGGGTAGCCTCCAGCACGTTGAAGGCGACGAAGAAGAGCGTCAGCAGCAAGGCCAGCGGCAGCAGGCGGTCGCCCGCCGCGTAGAGGCCGAACTGCACCAGCGCAAGCAGCCCGACGGCGGCGCCGAACACCTGCTTCATGCGGTTGCGGCGCTCGGCGACGATGATCGCCGGCACCATCACGACGAAGGACACCAGCACCGCCGGCAGGTAGATCTTCCAGTGCTCGGCCACCGGCAATCCGCCGCCGGCCACCAGAGCGGCCGGCACCATGACCCACATCGTGGTCTGGATCAGGTGCAGGGCGAACACCCCGAGGTTCAGCCGCATCAACTGGCCGTCGCGCAGCACGTCGCCGAAGCGCCCGCCGCTGGCCCGCGGCACCGGCGGCGCATCCGGCACCACCCACAGCACCACCCCCATCGCCGCCAGCGCCAGCACGGCGGTGAGCCAGAAGATGCCGCTCATGCCGATCGCCGCGTACAGCAGCGGCGCAGCAACCATGGACAGCGCGAACACCAGGCCGATGCTCGAGCCGATCATCGCCATCACCTTGGTGCGATGCTGGTCGCGCGTCAGGTCCGCCGCCAGCGCGGTCACCGCCGCCGAGATGGCACCGGCCCCCTGCAGCACGCGGCCGGCGATGATCGTGTGGATGTCGCTCGCCAGCGCCGCCACCGCGCTGCCGAGAACGAAAAGGGCCAGTCCGAACAGGATCACCGGCTTGCGCCCGAAGCGGTCCGACGCGGCGCCGAAGGCGATTTGCAGAAGAGCCTGGGTGAGGCCGTAGGCACCGATCGCCAGGCCGACCAGCGTCAGGTTGTCGCCGCCGGGAAGGTGCGCGGCATGCACCGAGAACACCGGCAGGATCAGGAACAGGCCGAGCATGCGCAACGCGAAGATCGCGGCGAGGCTCACGCCGGCACGGCGTTCGTCGGGCGTCATCGGATCGCGCGGAGGGGCAGACATGCGGGCGTGGCGTCGGCTGAACTGGAAAGGTCGGAATTCTAGCATTGGCCCGGGCACGGCTTCTCTTCTATAGTTTCGCGTTCCCTTCCGCCGTCAGCCCTCGCTCATGGACGAAATCCGCATCCGCGGCGCCCGCACACACAACCTGAAGAACATCAGCCTCGATCTGCCGCGCAACAGGCTGACGGTGATCACCGGCCTGTCGGGCTCGGGCAAGTCTTCACTGGCCTTCGATACGCTGTACGCCGAAGGCCAACGCCGCTACGTGGAGTCGCTGTCGGCCTACGCGCGCCAGTTCCTGCAGTTGATGGAAAAGCCCGACGTCGACCTGATCGAGGGCCTGTCGCCGGCGATCTCCATCGAGCAGAAGGCGACCAGCCACAACCCGCGCTCCACGGTGGGCACCGTCACCGAGATCCACGACTACCTGCGCCTGCTCTACGCGCGCGCCGGCACGCCCCACTGCCCCGACCACCCGGAACAGGCGCTGGAAGCGCAGACGGTGTCGCAGATGGTGGACCACGTGCTGGCGTTGCCGGAAGAAACGCGGCTGATGATCCTGGCGCCGGTGGTCGCCGCCCGCAAGGGCGAGCAGCATGACCTGTTCGCCGACCTGCGCGCGCAGGGTTTCGCGCGGGTGCGCGTCGATGGCCGGGTATGCGAGCTGGACGACATGCCGCCGCTGGAGAAGGGACGCCGCCATACGGTGGAAGTCGTCATCGACCGCCTCAAGGTGCGCGCCGATCTGCGCGGCCGTCTCGCCGAATCCTTCGAGACGGCGCTGGCGCACGCGGACGGCCGCGCGATCGCGGTGGAGATGGACGGCGGGCGCGAGCACCTGTTCTCGGCGCGCTTCGCCTGCCCGGTATGCAGCTACGCGCTGGCCGAACTGGAACCCCGCCTGTTCTCGTTCAACAACCCGGCCGGCGCCTGCCCCAGGTGCGACGGCCTGGGCCAGGTCGAGTTCTTCGACCCCGAGCGCGTCGTCGCCCACCCCGAACTGTCGCTCGCCGCCGGCGCGATCCGCGGCTGGGACCGGCGCAACCAGTTCTACTTCCAGATGCTGGGCAGCCTGGCCGCCCACTACGGTTTCGACGTCGACACTCCCTTCGGCGAGTTGCCGCAGAACGTGCGCGACATCGTGCTGCATGGCTCCGGCCAGGAACGCATCGGCTTCCAGTACATGGGCGACAAC
This DNA window, taken from Thauera sp. K11, encodes the following:
- a CDS encoding PilZ domain-containing protein, yielding MKDRSGRDDRRLDRRIPIGCPALIHLGEGRRIPAKCMELGVGGMTLHAAYVPGEGEVLEVAVAAPEGGIERPPLVARLRVKRCNALGGGMYEIGGAIVRVVG
- a CDS encoding YgaP family membrane protein, whose amino-acid sequence is MALNVNKFVRIFAGAFVLISLALGVEGSPLFVNKNFLWFTVFVGANLFQSGFTGLCPLENILRRCGVKD
- a CDS encoding efflux RND transporter permease subunit: MEDRLGISGRIAAGFQRNALTPLIALVLLLAGVFATLITPKEEEPQIDVTMANVLVPFPGASARDVDALVARPAEQVLSRMAGVDHVYTVSRPGMAVITVQFEVGVPNQTALVRLYDTVHSNSDWLSPQLGVGTPLVKPKGIDDVPIVSLTLWTADPARAGFDLQQVARAVETELKRIDGTRDVATVGGPGHVIRVQMDTERMNAHGVTAQDLRAALQLANASQPAGSLVAANREVLVQTGTYIESAEDVRRLVVGVHDTRPVFLRDVAQVDDGPDQPSRYVWFGSGAAAAGQGLFPAVTLAVSKKPGANASDVAQAAISRIESLRGALIPDGVEVTVTRDYGKTANDKATQLIGKLVFATAAVVALVFFALGRREAVIVGIAVSLTLAATLFASWAWGFTLNRVSLFALIFSIGILVDDAIVVVENIHRWHTLEPDTPLWKLIPKAVDEVGGPTILATFTVIAALLPMAFVTGLMGPYMSPIPINASMGMFISLAVAFVVTPWLAQKLLRSVDAHHHEGEDRLTRRLDGLFRRVMAPMLDERTGARARMRLWLAVLALIAASVALPAVQLVVLKMLPFDNKSEFQVVLDMPVGTPVEETSRVLNEIGAHLATVPEVTDWQSYAGTAAPINFNGLVRQYYLRSSPEMGDIQVNLVDKKARHRKSHETAVAVREAVTEIARRNGGNAKVVEVPPGPPVLSPIVAEIYGPDYAGQVEAAKKVRAAFEGTADIVGVDDTVDEAAPKLVLRVDQAKAARMGVAQADVVEVVRLGLSGEDVTPVHGGDNKYEIPVRIQLPSVRQSDVANLLAMKVRAGDGRLVAISELVQVHETTREQVLYRKDLLPVVYVTGDMGGRLDSPLYGMFDIRGKVKDMELAGAPGLGGTLGEWFIRQPADAYAGYQLKWDGEWQITYETFRDMGAAYAVGLVLIYLLVVAQFRSYLAPLIIMAPIPLTIIGVMPGHALLGAQFTATSMIGMIALAGIIVRNSILLVDFVNQQVREGMAFDEAVIRAAAVRAKPIGLTALAAMIGALFILDDPIFNGLAISLIFGILISTLLTLVVIPVLYYAAMRNRLARLKEED
- a CDS encoding efflux RND transporter periplasmic adaptor subunit produces the protein MIPPFLVALLGSAAFAAQADVPVVRIEAHPVMRAQPAEATIEAVRQSVLAAQVAGRVVELAVDAGDAVRRGQVLMRIDAAEAAAAVAGADAGVARAEADLINARAEYERARSLVERRFVSQSALDQARTRFDAAEAQLRAARAGRGQAATVQGYTTIASPLDGLVAARHIERGEMAQPGRVLLTVYDPTAMRALVDLPQQRIAELGGAAALRARIELPDRGRSIDAAAVTVLPAADARTHTVRVRVDLPAGTQDVLPGSFARVHFHSADASTQTAPVMVPPAAVLRRGELTAVYVVDGRGGFTLRQVRIGQAVGPQGEVEVLAGLAGGESVAVDPVRAGIAAQAAGPVAGR
- a CDS encoding sirohydrochlorin chelatase, whose product is MNGQAGGTGSAVILFGHGARDPEWARPMQRIRAALQQDGGGLPVELAFLEFMTPTLPEAIARLAAEGVGRIAVVPVFLAQGGHLKRDLPALIGQAQALHPECRIVLAEAAGEADGVIAAIADYAKGCLRAM
- a CDS encoding tRNA threonylcarbamoyladenosine dehydratase — protein: MTTGLSIDTPTASAPAAPDPERRFGGLDRLYGSGTVHALAQGRACVVGIGGVGSWVAEALARSGVGRITLIDLDHVAESNINRQAHALDSTLGQAKVLAMAARMRDINPGCGVDVVDDFLTAENATDLLAGVDVVVDAIDDVRAKVAIAVVCRERRLPLVMAGGAGGKLDPGRIRVDDLSRTEQDPLLAKVRARLRKEHGFTRDPKRKFGIEAVYSTEPLRYPAPAACDVGEAPHGGTAPRGPQGLACAGYGSSVAVTASVGLFAAARAMEHLLRVRRPD
- a CDS encoding tetratricopeptide repeat protein yields the protein MTPNANAAGHPLASPRTHSNCLAAAGRWSGLLACVLLLSLSRPAASAPSADVAQAGVAAYEAGRIDEAAGLFEQAARAGNRLAQFNYAMMLYRGETRAPAGTGDAAWRWLRRAAGAGLAEAQYRFAQIYDRGDGVPRSAATAREWYRRAAEQGHVEAQVALATMYFVGAAGAAPDYVQAAQWYLAAARAGEAGAQFLVGNMYEEGYGLPQDKRLAVHWYAAAARQGDLAAAARLQALGGDDQDEGRDGGQGEDAAPATAAPPAMPEPPTR
- a CDS encoding MBL fold metallo-hydrolase, which encodes MTAQKEQTQTGELVVQHLITHLHGIHAVDSGYGRPMLAAIHIIVHNGHAAVVDTGSNASVPRVLSALARLGIAPEAVDWVLLTHIHLDHAGAAGSLMCALPKARLVVHQRGVRHMVDPARLWEGTSAVYGAERAFELYGRLVPVAPERIVAATDGLEIDLAGRRLRMLDTPGHARHHICIWDETACAFFTGDTFGLSYRELDVDGRAFIIPTTTPTQFDPAAMHASIDRLLSFQPCSMYLAHFSRVTEVERLGADLHRLIDTMVAVAQAARGEGVARHVEILAGLEQVVREETARQSWALSEDDALELLRMDLELNAQGLGEWLDSRREAAAGLVSA
- the ssb gene encoding single-stranded DNA-binding protein produces the protein MASVNKVILIGNLGADPETRFAPSGDAICNIRLATTETWRDKNTGERRDATEWHRVSFYGKLAEIAGQYLRKGSQVYIEGSLRTRKWQDQSGQDRYTTEIRADEMKMLGRREGAGEAPMRGDDAGGGYDAPSPSRAPSAPAPASAPRSQPAPQPSSGGFGDFDDDIPF
- a CDS encoding MFS transporter, producing MSAPPRDPMTPDERRAGVSLAAIFALRMLGLFLILPVFSVHAAHLPGGDNLTLVGLAIGAYGLTQALLQIAFGAASDRFGRKPVILFGLALFVLGSAVAALASDIHTIIAGRVLQGAGAISAAVTALAADLTRDQHRTKVMAMIGSSIGLVFALSMVAAPLLYAAIGMSGIFWLTAVLALAAMGVVLWVVPDAPPVPRASGGRFGDVLRDGQLMRLNLGVFALHLIQTTMWVMVPAALVAGGGLPVAEHWKIYLPAVLVSFVVMVPAIIVAERRNRMKQVFGAAVGLLALVQFGLYAAGDRLLPLALLLTLFFVAFNVLEATQPSWISRIAPPHAKGTALGVYNTLQSVGLFLGGMLGGWIAQHFGHGVVNLACGALALVWLALVAGMAPPPVRAVPAPAPAGG